One Triticum dicoccoides isolate Atlit2015 ecotype Zavitan chromosome 4B, WEW_v2.0, whole genome shotgun sequence genomic window carries:
- the LOC119296191 gene encoding classical arabinogalactan protein 9-like, translated as MSTPCAAPPPLPATVPPRPRSCRRSAPTHGSGCRASPLQPQLSATRKTPSGGATATSTNQPPLVGILRLRDSHQPVSQDAGILPPRDPPPPSTVTFLHLPPRPSPFRRAPIASGGSACITSTSHCQPPCAAPSSSLCARLQLNFPIPASSRPRRPWCRPRASPPDTHLSASGAPACRRVDVITTASQHADRAMAGEIDHGCGLSAHPFLPCSFLSFLVVVTCYWFHATS; from the coding sequence ATGAGCACACCATGCGCCGCCCCACCGCCGCTCCCAGCCACCGTGCCACCCCGCCCCAGATCCTGCCGTCGCAGCGCCCCCACCCACGGATCTGGCTGTCGCGCCTCCCCGCTCCAACCCCAGCTTTCGGCCACGCGCAAGACTCCATCTGGCGGCGCCACGGCGACCTCCACCAACCAACCTCCGCTCGTCGGGATCCTTCGGCTGCGCGACAGCCACCAACCCGTGTCCCAAGACGCCGGGATCCTGCCACCGCGCGACCCTCCTCCACCTTCCACTGTGACCTTCCTCCACTTGCCACCACGACCTTCTCCCTTCCGCCGCGCGCCCATCGCCTCCGGCGGTTCCGCCTGCATCACCTCCACCTCTCATTGCCAGCCCCCGTGTGCGGCTCCCTCCAGTTCCCTCTGCGCCCGCCTCCAGCTGAATTTCCCCATCCCTGCTTCCTCCCGGCCCCGACGTCCCTGGTGTCGGCCACGTGCATCACCCCCAGACACACACCTCTCGGCGAGTGGAGCTCCCGCGTGCCGCCGCGTGGATGTAATTACCACTGCCTCCCAGCACGCAGATCGAGCCATGGCCGGCGAGATCGACCACGGCTGCGGCCTGAGTGCCCATCCATTCCTCCCCTGTAGCTTCCTCTCCTTCCTCGTCGTTGTCACCTGCTATTGGTTCCACGCCACGAGCTGA